One genomic region from Epinephelus moara isolate mb chromosome 8, YSFRI_EMoa_1.0, whole genome shotgun sequence encodes:
- the LOC126394084 gene encoding guanine nucleotide-binding protein G(q) subunit alpha: MTLESIMACCLSEEAKEARRINDEIERQLRRDKRDARRELKLLLLGTGESGKSTFIKQMRIIHGAGYSDEDKRGFTKLVYQNIFTAMQAMIRASETLKVPFKYEHNKGNANIVREVDVEKVSMFEKPYVDAIKSLWNDPGIQECYDRRREYQLSDSTKYYLNALDRIAEPSYLPTQQDVLRVRVPTTGIIEYPFDLQSVIFRMVDVGGQRSERRKWIHCFENVTSIMFLVALSEYDQVLVESDNENRMEESKALFRTIITYPWFQNSSVILFLNKKDLLEEKIMYSHLVDYFPEYDGPQRDAQAGREFILKMFVDLNPDSDKIIYSHFTCATDTENIRFVFAAVKDTILQLNLKEYNLV; the protein is encoded by the exons ATGACCCTGGAGTCCATAATGGCGTGTTGCCTCAGCGAGGAGGCGAAAGAAGCCAGGCGGATCAACGACGAGATCGAGAGGCAGCTCCGCCGGGATAAGAGAGACGCACGCCGGGAACTGAAACTGTTGCTTCTCG gcaCTGGGGAAAGTGGGAAGAGCACATTCATCAAACAGATGAGGATTATCCACGGCGCTGGCTACTCTGACGAGGACAAGAGGGGTTTCACCAAACTGGTCTATCAGAACATCTTCACAGCCATGCAGGCCATGATCCGAGCCTCAGAGACGCTCAAGGTCCCCTTCAAATATGAGCACAATAAG GGCAACGCCAACATTGTGAGAGAGGTGGACGTAGAAAAGGTCTCCATGTTCGAGAAGCCTTACGTAGATGCAATCAAGAGTTTATGGAATGACCCGGGCATCCAGGAATGCTACGATCGGAGGAGGGAATACCAACTCTCAGACTCCACTAAATA TTACCTGAACGCGTTGGACCGGATTGCTGAGCCGTCTTATCTTCCCACCCAGCAGGATGTGTTGAGGGTTCGAGTCCCCACCACAGGCATCATTGAGTACCCGTTTGACCTGCAGAGTGTCATATTCAG GATGGTGGATGTCGGAGGTCAGAGGTCggagaggaggaagtggatCCACTGCTTCGAGAACGTCACATCCATCATGTTCCTGGTAGCGCTCAGCGAATACGACCAAGTTTTGGTGGAATCGGACAATGAG AACCGGATGGAGGAGAGTAAAGCTCTGTTTAGGACAATAATCACATACCCCTGGTTCCAAAACTCCTCGGTCATTCTCTTCCTCAACAAGAAGGATCTGTTGGAGGAGAAGATCATGTACTCTCATCTGGTCGACTACTTTCCAGAGTATGACG GTCCCCAGAGGGATGCCCAAGCAGGGCGAGAGTTCATCCTCAAGATGTTTGTGGACCTGAATCCAGACAGCGACAAGATCATCTACTCTCACTTCACCTGTGCCACTGACACAGAGAACATCAGATTCGTCTTTGCTGCCGTCAAAGACACCATCCTGCAGCTCAACCTAAAGGAGTACAACCTGGTGTAG